From one Eucalyptus grandis isolate ANBG69807.140 chromosome 9, ASM1654582v1, whole genome shotgun sequence genomic stretch:
- the LOC104419953 gene encoding probable plastid-lipid-associated protein 4, chloroplastic: MQSSSPVVVITSRPLSVEMALSSSHASSSCTARFRTLHPPPPPPPPPSAPPILLPPFQLPSNYAPDALAITLPARRLLLPGARAASSPSRRGVSFFSGLVTKGEDVRRLKEELLDAIAPLDRGAEATPEDQQRVDQIARKLEAVNTVKEPLQSELLNGKWELIYTTSKSVLQTQRPKFLRPNGKIYQAINVDTLRAQNMETWPFFNQAMANLVPLNARRVAVKFDFFRIAGLIPIKNPGSGRGQLEITYLDEELRISRGDKGNLFILKMVDPSYRVPL; encoded by the exons ATGCAATCAAGCTCCCCAGTCGTCGTCATCACTAGCCGACCACTGAGCGTGGAGATGGCGCTTTCTTCTTCCCACGCTTCGTCCTCCTGCACTGCTCGCTTCCGGACTCTtcaccctcctcctcctcctcctcctcctccctcggCTCCGCCTATCCTCCTGCCGCCCTTTCAACTTCCATCGAATTACGCGCCCGACGCCCTCGCAATCACGCTTCCCGCGCGCAGGCTGCTTTTGCCCGGCGCTCGCGCTGCCTCGTCCCCGTCGAGAAGAGGGGTCTCCTTCTTCTCGGGACTCGTGACGAAGGGCGAGGACGTCCGGAGGTTGAAGGAGGAGCTGCTCGACGCCATCGCTCCCCTCGACCGCGGCGCCGAAGCCACTCCCGAGGACCAACAACGCGTCGATCAG ATTGCACGTAAGCTTGAGGCGGTTAACACAGTGAAGGAGCCTCTCCAATCCGAATTGCTTAATGGTAAATGGGAGCTTATCTATACAACATCCAAATCAGTTTTGCAGACCCAG AGACCGAAGTTCTTAAGGCCAAATGGCAAAATCTACCAGGCAATCAACGTTGATACTTTAAGGGCTCAAAACATGGAAACTTGGCCATTCTTTAATCAG GCAATGGCTAATTTGGTGCCTCTAAATGCAAGACGAGTGGCTGTTAAATTTGACTTTTTCAGAATTGCTGGTTTG ATACCTATAAAAAATCCAGGAAGTGGCCGTGGTCAGTTGGAGATCACTTACTTGGATGAAGAGTTAAG AATATCGAGGGGTGATAAGGGGAATTTGTTCATCTTGAAAATGGTGGATCCATCCTACAGAGTCCCCCTCTGA
- the LOC104419954 gene encoding probable plastid-lipid-associated protein 4, chloroplastic isoform X1 — MSMALSYQPPPPPILNCKTSSSTSIAPALIHSHFPTKSNARFLQINSDNLLSPNSSSTEKWRAQVSFFPAFLSKRKDVAALKEELLEAIAPLERGAEASLEDQQRVDQIARKVEAVNPTKEPLKSTLLNGKWELIYTTSKSILQTQRPKFLRSITNYQGINVDTLRAQNMETWPFFNQVTADLTPLNSRKVAVKFDFFKIAGLIPIKAPARARGELEITYLDEELRISRGDKGNLFILKMIDPSYRVPV, encoded by the exons ATGTCCATGGCCTTATCTTAtcagcctcctcctcctccgatcCTCAACTGCAAAACCTCCTCTTCAACCTCCATAGCTCCTGCACTCATTCACTCTCACTTCCCCACCAAGTCCAATGCTCGCTTTCTGCAAATCAACAGTGATAACCTCTTATCCCCGAACTCCTCGTCGACTGAGAAATGGAGAGCCCAAGTGTCCTTTTTCCCCGCCTTCTTGAGCAAACGCAAAGACGTCGCGGCCCTCAAGGAGGAGCTTCTCGAAGCAATCGCTCCCCTCGAGCGTGGCGCTGAGGCCTCCCTTGAGGATCAGCAAAGAGTCGATCAG ATTGCTCGGAAGGTTGAAGCTGTCAATCCAACCAAGGAACCTCTGAAATCTACTTTACTTAATGGCAAGTGGGAGCTCATATATACCacttcaaaatcaattctacAAACTCAG AGACCCAAGTTCTTGAGATCAATCACAAACTACCAAGGGATCAATGTCGATACATTGAGGGCACAGAACATGGAAACATGGCCATTTTTCAATCAG GTTACAGCAGACCTCACTCCTCTGAATTCAAGAAAAGTTGCagtaaaatttgactttttcaaGATTGCTGGTTTG ATTCCTATTAAGGCCCCTGCAAGAGCCCGTGGTGAACTAGAAATAACTTATTTGGATGAAGAATTGCG GATATCCAGAGGGGACAAGGGGAATCTCTTCATATTGAAAATGATCGATCCATCTTACAGGGTGCCTGTTTAA
- the LOC104419954 gene encoding probable plastid-lipid-associated protein 4, chloroplastic isoform X2 yields the protein MSMALSYQPPPPPILNCKTSSSTSIAPALIHSHFPTKSNARFLQINSDNLLSPNSSSTEKWRAQVSFFPAFLSKRKDVAALKEELLEAIAPLERGAEASLEDQQRVDQIARKVEAVNPTKEPLKSTLLNGKWELIYTTSKSILQTQRPKFLRSITNYQGINVDTLRAQNMETWPFFNQVTADLTPLNSRKVAVKFDFFKIAGLVIQRFGPEALSDTCEIL from the exons ATGTCCATGGCCTTATCTTAtcagcctcctcctcctccgatcCTCAACTGCAAAACCTCCTCTTCAACCTCCATAGCTCCTGCACTCATTCACTCTCACTTCCCCACCAAGTCCAATGCTCGCTTTCTGCAAATCAACAGTGATAACCTCTTATCCCCGAACTCCTCGTCGACTGAGAAATGGAGAGCCCAAGTGTCCTTTTTCCCCGCCTTCTTGAGCAAACGCAAAGACGTCGCGGCCCTCAAGGAGGAGCTTCTCGAAGCAATCGCTCCCCTCGAGCGTGGCGCTGAGGCCTCCCTTGAGGATCAGCAAAGAGTCGATCAG ATTGCTCGGAAGGTTGAAGCTGTCAATCCAACCAAGGAACCTCTGAAATCTACTTTACTTAATGGCAAGTGGGAGCTCATATATACCacttcaaaatcaattctacAAACTCAG AGACCCAAGTTCTTGAGATCAATCACAAACTACCAAGGGATCAATGTCGATACATTGAGGGCACAGAACATGGAAACATGGCCATTTTTCAATCAG GTTACAGCAGACCTCACTCCTCTGAATTCAAGAAAAGTTGCagtaaaatttgactttttcaaGATTGCTGGTTTG GTCATTCAAAGATTTGGTCCCGAGGCTCTCTCCGATACTTGTGAAATCCTGTAG
- the LOC104420863 gene encoding LOW QUALITY PROTEIN: elongation of fatty acids protein 3-like (The sequence of the model RefSeq protein was modified relative to this genomic sequence to represent the inferred CDS: inserted 1 base in 1 codon), whose amino-acid sequence MSFPPPTVAAAGYGGAGSLAHGMSSIFTTVQYWLVNHPKIINFSWKQEHTFGSSHLFLALTVLSYLAFTSLLNYAQLSVKPQLLRAITAVHNLVLLTLSLTMAVGCVLSSISHAPSLHWITCFPKNTPPSGPIFFWAYVFYLSKILEFVDTLLIILSGSTRRLSFLHVYHHATVVIMCYVWLNTSQSFFPVGLTVNSSVHVLMYAYYFLCSVGXRPKWKKLVTNCQIVQFWFSFLAFGLVLCCHFTGPGCSGILGWCFNIMFCASLLVLFIDFYTKNYVKLKAKGA is encoded by the exons ATGTCATTTCCTCCGCCCACAGTGGCCGCCGCCGGCTATGGCGGCGCTGGGAGCCTCGCGCATGGCATGAGCTCCATTTTTACCACCGTCCAATACTGGCTCGTGAACCACCCCAAGATCATCAACTTCTCTTGGAAACAAGAACACACCTTTGGCTCCTCCCATCTCTTCCTTGCCCTCACCGTCCTCTCCTACCTCGCCTTCACTTCGCTCCTCAACTACGCCCAGCTCTCAGTCAAGCCGCAGCTCCTCCGAGCCATCACAGCCGTCCACAACCTCGTCCTCTTAACCCTGTCCCTCACCATGGCCGTCGGATGCGTCCTCTCCAGCATCTCCCACGCTCCGAGCCTCCACTGGATCACGTGCTTCCCCAAGAACACGCCACCCTCCGGCCCGATCTTCTTCTGGGCCTACGTCTTCTATTTATCCAAGATTCTCGAGTTCGTGGACACCCTCTTGATCATACTCAGCGGGTCCACCAGGCGGCTCTCGTTCCTCCACGTGTACCACCATGCGACGGTGGTGATCATGTGCTACGTGTGGTTGAACACTTCGCAGTCTTTCTTTCCCGTGGGTCTGACCGTCAACTCCTCGGTGCACGTGTTGATGTACGCCTACTATTTCTTGTGCTCGGTGG TGCGTCCAAAGTGGAAGAAGCTCGTGACCAACTGTCAGATTGTGCAGTTCTGGTTCAGTTTCTTGGCTTTCGGTTTGGTGCTGTGTTGCCATTTCACCGGGCCAGGCTGCTCTGGGATTCTGGGTTGGTGTTTCAACATCATGTTCTGCGCTTCGCTTTTGGTTCTCTTCATTGACTTCTACACCAAGAACTACGTCAAATTGAAGGCAAAAGGTGCTTAA
- the LOC104419955 gene encoding elongation of fatty acids protein 3-like, which translates to MNPISSTVEYWLVRHPAIHNFRWEQGRTFASSPLFLAGAVLSYLSLTLLLSRLLPPPALRPHLLKPITALHNLALTLLSPLAMAVGCALSAASQMPDARWVFCFPADTRPAGPTFFWAYVFYLSKMLEFVDTLLIILSGSTQRLTFLHVYHHSTVLVMCYLWLQTAQSLFPVALVTNATVHVVMYSYYLLCAVGVRPRWKRLVTNGQIVQFVFSFAVSVVMLWYHFRGSDSGCSGIWGWCFNAVFNASLLALFVDFHLKNYAAAGKRKRT; encoded by the coding sequence ATGAACCCGATCTCGTCAACAGTCGAGTACTGGCTGGTCCGCCACCCGGCAATCCACAACTTCCGGTGGGAGCAAGGCCGGACCTTCGCCTCCTCCCCTCTCTTCCTCGCCGGCGCCGTCCTCTCCTACCTCTCCCTCACCCTCCTCCTCTCCCGCCTCCTCCCGCCGCCCGCCCTCCGGCCCCACCTCCTCAAGCCCATCACCGCCCTCCACAACCTCGCCCTCACCCTCCTCTCCCCCCTCGCCATGGCCGTCGGATGCGCCCTCTCCGCCGCCTCCCAGATGCCCGACGCTCGCTGGGTCTTCTGCTTCCCGGCCGACACCCGGCCGGCCGGGCCCACCTTCTTCTGGGCCTACGTGTTCTACCTCTCCAAGATGCTGGAGTTCGTGGACACGCTGCTTATAATCCTGTCCGGGTCGACCCAGCGGCTGACGTTCCTCCACGTGTACCACCACTCGACGGTGCTGGTGATGTGCTACCTGTGGCTGCAGACGGCGCAGTCGCTGTTCCCGGTGGCCCTGGTGACGAACGCGACGGTGCACGTGGTGATGTACAGCTACTACCTGCTGTGCGCGGTGGGGGTGCGTCCCAGGTGGAAGCGGCTGGTCACGAACGGCCAGATCGTGCAGTTCGTGTTCAGCTTCGCGGTGTCCGTCGTGATGCTGTGGTACCATTTCCGGGGATCGGATTCGGGTTGCTCCGGGATTTGGGGATGGTGCTTCAACGCGGTGTTCAACGCTTCGCTCCTGGCTCTCTTCGTGGATTTCCACCTCAAGAACtacgccgccgccgggaagagGAAGCGGACGTGA